Proteins co-encoded in one Brassica rapa cultivar Chiifu-401-42 chromosome A02, CAAS_Brap_v3.01, whole genome shotgun sequence genomic window:
- the LOC103851907 gene encoding dihydrolipoyllysine-residue succinyltransferase component of 2-oxoglutarate dehydrogenase complex 1, mitochondrial isoform X2, giving the protein MMLRAVIRRASTRGGGSSASGLGKSLQSSRVAASTQSFHSLSATQTLVPRGTDARSFHHRSCPGCSECSRTVFSSFQGTTLQKWVRPYSSDSGDVVEAVVPHMGESITDGTLANFLKKPGDRVEADEAIAQIETDKVTIDIASPASGVIQEFLVKEGDTVEPGNKVAIISTSADAVSHVAPSEKVAEKPAAKPSPPTEAPKVESTKVAEKPKAPSPPPPTKQSAKEPQLPPKDRERRVPMTRLRKRVATRLKDSQNTFALLTTFNEVDMTNLMKLRSQYKDAFFEKHGVKLGLMSGFIKAAVSALQAQPVVNAVIDGDDIIYRDYVDISIAVGTSKGLVVPVIRGADQMNFADIEKTINSLAKKANEGTISIDEMAGGSFTVSNGGVYGSLISTPIINPPQSAILGMHSIVQRPMVVGGSVVPRPMMYVALTYDHRLIDGREAVYFLRRIKDVVEDPQRLLLDI; this is encoded by the exons ATGATGTTGCGTGCTGTGATAAGGAGAGCTTCCACTCGAGGAGGAGGCTCTTCTGCTTCG GGATTGGGGAAATCACTGCAATCTTCTCGTGTTGCAGCGTCAACACAAAGCTTTCATTCTCTTTCAGCAACGCAG ACTCTGGTGCCTCGTGGAACCGATGCTCGTAGCTTCCATCATCGTTCTTGTCCAG GGTGTTCAGAGTGCTCGAG AACTGTTTTCAGCAGCTTCCAAGGCACAACCCTGCAGAAATGGGTCAGGCCTTACTCATCTGATAGCG GAGATGTCGTTGAAGCTGTTGTGCCTCACATGGGTGAATCCATCACCGATGGAACCTTGGCCAACTTTCTCAAGA AACCTGGTGACAGAGTAGAGGCTGACGAGGCTATTGCGCAAATTGAAACTGACAAG GTGACAATAGATATTGCTAGCCCAGCAAGCGGTGTGATCCAAGAg TTTCTTGTCAAGGAAGGAGACACTGTAGAACCTGGAAACAAGGTAGCTATTATTTCAACGTCCGCAGATGCTGTGTCTCATGTTGCACCCTCAGAAAAGGTAGCAGAGAAGCCTGCTGCCAAGCCTTCTCCTCCTACCGAGGCTCCCAAAGTTGAAAGTACTAAAGTTGCGGAGAAGCCCAAGGCACCATCACCTCCACCGCCGACTAAACAGTCAGCTAAAGAACCGCAGCTTCCTCCCAAGGATAGGGAAAGACGG GTTCCTATGACAAGACTCCGCAAACGTGTGGCGACTAGGTTGAAAGACTCTCAAAACACTTTTGCGTTGCTAACAACGTTCAATGAAGTTGATAT GACAAATCTGATGAAGCTCCGATCTCAATACAAGGATGCTTTTTTTGAAAAGCACGGAGTGAAGTTGGGGCTTATGTCTGGTTTCATTAAA GCTGCTGTTAGTGCCCTCCAGGCCCAACCAGTAGTAAATGCCGTTATCGACGGAGATGACATCATTTACAGAGACTACGTAGATATCAGTATTGCTGTTGGTACCTCTAAG GGTCTTGTGGTTCCAGTCATCAGAGGTGCTGACCAGATGAACTTTGCGGACATAGAGAAAACGATAAACTCTCTTGCTAAGAAGGCTAATGAAGGAACCATATCAATCGACGAGATGGCTGGAGGATCATTCACAGTATCAAATGGTGGTGTCTATGGAAGTCTCATAAGCACTCCTATCATCAACCCTCCTCAG TCTGCTATTCTTGGAATGCATTCAATCGTTCAACGTCCAATGGTTGTGGGAGGAAGCGTGGTACCGAGGCCAATGATGTACGTGGCGCTGACCTATGATCATAGGCTTATTGATGGGAGAGAGGCTGTGTATTTCTTGCGCCGTATTAAGGATGTTGTGGAAGATCCCCAGAGGCTTCTTCTCGACATATGA
- the LOC103851907 gene encoding dihydrolipoyllysine-residue succinyltransferase component of 2-oxoglutarate dehydrogenase complex 1, mitochondrial isoform X1 produces MMLRAVIRRASTRGGGSSASGLGKSLQSSRVAASTQSFHSLSATQTLVPRGTDARSFHHRSCPGCSECSSRTVFSSFQGTTLQKWVRPYSSDSGDVVEAVVPHMGESITDGTLANFLKKPGDRVEADEAIAQIETDKVTIDIASPASGVIQEFLVKEGDTVEPGNKVAIISTSADAVSHVAPSEKVAEKPAAKPSPPTEAPKVESTKVAEKPKAPSPPPPTKQSAKEPQLPPKDRERRVPMTRLRKRVATRLKDSQNTFALLTTFNEVDMTNLMKLRSQYKDAFFEKHGVKLGLMSGFIKAAVSALQAQPVVNAVIDGDDIIYRDYVDISIAVGTSKGLVVPVIRGADQMNFADIEKTINSLAKKANEGTISIDEMAGGSFTVSNGGVYGSLISTPIINPPQSAILGMHSIVQRPMVVGGSVVPRPMMYVALTYDHRLIDGREAVYFLRRIKDVVEDPQRLLLDI; encoded by the exons ATGATGTTGCGTGCTGTGATAAGGAGAGCTTCCACTCGAGGAGGAGGCTCTTCTGCTTCG GGATTGGGGAAATCACTGCAATCTTCTCGTGTTGCAGCGTCAACACAAAGCTTTCATTCTCTTTCAGCAACGCAG ACTCTGGTGCCTCGTGGAACCGATGCTCGTAGCTTCCATCATCGTTCTTGTCCAG GGTGTTCAGAGTGCTCGAG TAGAACTGTTTTCAGCAGCTTCCAAGGCACAACCCTGCAGAAATGGGTCAGGCCTTACTCATCTGATAGCG GAGATGTCGTTGAAGCTGTTGTGCCTCACATGGGTGAATCCATCACCGATGGAACCTTGGCCAACTTTCTCAAGA AACCTGGTGACAGAGTAGAGGCTGACGAGGCTATTGCGCAAATTGAAACTGACAAG GTGACAATAGATATTGCTAGCCCAGCAAGCGGTGTGATCCAAGAg TTTCTTGTCAAGGAAGGAGACACTGTAGAACCTGGAAACAAGGTAGCTATTATTTCAACGTCCGCAGATGCTGTGTCTCATGTTGCACCCTCAGAAAAGGTAGCAGAGAAGCCTGCTGCCAAGCCTTCTCCTCCTACCGAGGCTCCCAAAGTTGAAAGTACTAAAGTTGCGGAGAAGCCCAAGGCACCATCACCTCCACCGCCGACTAAACAGTCAGCTAAAGAACCGCAGCTTCCTCCCAAGGATAGGGAAAGACGG GTTCCTATGACAAGACTCCGCAAACGTGTGGCGACTAGGTTGAAAGACTCTCAAAACACTTTTGCGTTGCTAACAACGTTCAATGAAGTTGATAT GACAAATCTGATGAAGCTCCGATCTCAATACAAGGATGCTTTTTTTGAAAAGCACGGAGTGAAGTTGGGGCTTATGTCTGGTTTCATTAAA GCTGCTGTTAGTGCCCTCCAGGCCCAACCAGTAGTAAATGCCGTTATCGACGGAGATGACATCATTTACAGAGACTACGTAGATATCAGTATTGCTGTTGGTACCTCTAAG GGTCTTGTGGTTCCAGTCATCAGAGGTGCTGACCAGATGAACTTTGCGGACATAGAGAAAACGATAAACTCTCTTGCTAAGAAGGCTAATGAAGGAACCATATCAATCGACGAGATGGCTGGAGGATCATTCACAGTATCAAATGGTGGTGTCTATGGAAGTCTCATAAGCACTCCTATCATCAACCCTCCTCAG TCTGCTATTCTTGGAATGCATTCAATCGTTCAACGTCCAATGGTTGTGGGAGGAAGCGTGGTACCGAGGCCAATGATGTACGTGGCGCTGACCTATGATCATAGGCTTATTGATGGGAGAGAGGCTGTGTATTTCTTGCGCCGTATTAAGGATGTTGTGGAAGATCCCCAGAGGCTTCTTCTCGACATATGA
- the LOC103851908 gene encoding LOW QUALITY PROTEIN: rab3 GTPase-activating protein catalytic subunit-like (The sequence of the model RefSeq protein was modified relative to this genomic sequence to represent the inferred CDS: substituted 1 base at 1 genomic stop codon) — translation MGAGCSQLLSDMQSFKAANPGCILEDFVRWHSPSDWTENDTSSGDDSSPLRGQLSTRMQKEDNLWSDLWETAKPLPAVKQTPLYDEDLVVEGILNSLEDIPAAELFEQLFVSLVALGFVMVDPVVATNQDLTKLFFECKEYVVAICQXGACTDKLDDLCQVYETVETMLKRPEEVLRSMKQTTEESPSSGNETKRRFKRLGFIFRGKEGNQKRVPSETEQKSREPSPRQSFSSLFDGKSSLFAKKPPRPDNGTLI, via the exons ATGGGAGCTGGGTGTTCTCAACTCTTGTCTGACATGCAGTCTTTCAAG GCAGCAAATCCTGGTTGTATTTTGGAAGATTTTGTGAGATGGCATTCTCCTTCAGACTGGACTGAGAATGATACCTCTTCTGGAGATGACTCTTCTCCCCTACGAGGTCAATTAAGTACCAGGATGCAAAAAGAAG ATAATTTATGGAGTGATCTGTGGGAAACAGCTAAACCACTGCCTGCTGTTAAACAAACTCCTCTCTATGATGAAGATTTAGTTGT GGAAGGAATTTTGAATTCTTTGGAAGATATTCCAGCTGCTGAATTATTCGAGCAGCTGTTTGTTTCTCTT GTTGCCCTGGGATTTGTAATGGTGGATCCAGTAGTAGCCACAAACCAAGACTTGACAAAGCTTTTCTTCGAATGCAAGGAGTATGTAGTGGCGATTTGCCAGTGAGGCGCATGCACTGATAAGCTTGATGATCTCTGCCAG GTCTATGAGACCGTGGAAACAATGTTAAAACGTCCAGAAGAAGTGTTGAGATCAATGAAGCAGACGACAGAGGAGTCGCCATCAAGTGGGAATGAAACAAAACGGCGGTTCAAGAGACTCGGCTTCATCTTCCGTGGTAAAGAAGGAAACCAGAAGAGAGTTCCATCAGAAACTGAACAGAAGAGTAGGGAACCGAGCCCGCGCCAATCATTCTCTAGTCTTTTTGATGGAAAGTCGTCTCTGTTTGCAAAGAAACCTCCTAGACCTGATAATGGGACTCTAATCTGA
- the LOC103851909 gene encoding GDSL esterase/lipase At5g55050, translating into MPTNKTPFLPIFLGLLWFGSFAGLESTTGKLPSIPGVYIFGDSLVDAGNNNYLAISISKANYPRNGVDFPDKKATGRFSNGKNAADAIAEKFALPLPPPYLSLKVPFKEKERKSAALTGVNFASGGAGIFNGSDQKLRQSIPLSHQVNDWQEIHKELTSQLGPSEAQNHLSKSLFFVVIGSNDLFDYFGSFKLRQKTNPQQYTQSMADKLREQLKRLHDNGARRFLILGVAQIGCTPGQRARNSTMHECNEESNMWCSLYNEALVKMLQQFKQELKSSMAYTYFDNFKSVHDIITNPARYGFADVTSACCGSGDLNADSPCFPVSNLCSDRTKYLFWDRFGHPTEAAARTIVDLMLSDDSQYSSPLTLTQLVSS; encoded by the exons ATGCCGACGAACAAAACACCGTTCCTCCCCATCTTCCTCGGTTTACTTTGGTTCGGTTCATTTGCCGGTTTAGAATCAACGACCGGAAAACTTCCTTCGATTCCGGGAGTATACATTTTCGGAGATTCGTTGGTTGATGCAGGAAACAATAATTACTTAGCAATTTCCATATCCAAAGCTAATTATCCACGTAACGGCGTTGATTTTCCTGACAAGAAAGCCACCGGAAGATTCTCTAACGGCAAAAACGCCGCAGATGCTATCG CTGAGAAATTTGCTTTACCGTTACCGCCGCCGTATCTCTCACTGAAAGTCCCAtttaaagagaaagagagaaaatctGCGGCCTTAACTGGTGTGAATTTTGCTTCCGGTGGAGCTGGTATCTTCAACGGTTCCGATCAAAAGCTT AGGCAATCTATTCCTTTATCGCACCAAGTGAACGATTGGCAAGAGATTCATAAAGAACTCACAAGTCAGCTTGGACCATCCGAAGCACAAAACCACCTATCCAAATCTCTATTCTTCGTGGTAATAGGCAGCAACGATCTTTTCGACTATTTTGGATCGTTCAAACTTCGACAAAAGACCAATCCTCAGCAATATACACAATCAATGGCTGATAAGCTCAGAGAGCAATTAAAg AGACTTCACGATAATGGAGCACGTAGATTCCTTATACTAGGTGTAGCACAGATTGGTTGCACACCTGGACAACGAGCGAGAAACTCGACGATGCATGAATGCAACGAAGAGTCTAACATGTGGTGTTCTTTGTACAACGAAGCTCTAGTAAAGATGTTACAACAATTTAAACAGGAGTTGAAAAGCTCAATGGCGTACACTTACTTTGACAACTTCAAGTCCGTCCATGACATTATCACCAACCCTGCCCGCTACG GTTTTGCGGACGTGACATCAGCGTGTTGTGGAAGTGGGGACTTAAATGCGGACTCTCCTTGTTTTCCCGTGTCAAATTTATGCTCAGACAGAACCAAATACCTCTTTTGGGATCGCTTCGGTCATCCCACGGAAGCTGCTGCTCGGACCATTGTCGATCTTATGTTATCTGATGACTCGCAATACTCATCTCCTTTAACTCTGACTCAACTTGTCTCTTCATGA
- the LOC103851911 gene encoding transcription factor MYB120: protein MVMYGGGAWKDGESNNHISDGGVALKKGPWMAAEDEMLASYVRENGEGNWNSLQKNTGLTRCGKSCRLRWANHLRPNLKKGSFTDDEEHIIIQLHAQLGNKWARMAAQLPGRTDNEIKNYWNMRLKRLQRQGLPLYPPDIILYHQLHKHNHYHDQQHQHNQMYFQPQSSEPSTPSSSPLPSPTPVNANASSSFTFQTTNASTANLLHPLSSHTPTTPPQSPFSSPLSSPQNNQYTTLPVFSLPCSQNVNFTFPRTPPLLQPPSSFLDKRYNNANTSLNCINRVSTAPFSLFTRESYTSFLTLPYSSPTAQNATYYNTNNIYSSSPSFSLNPSPSSYPTTSSSSPSFLHSYYTPNSSSTSFHTNTTYSMKQELPSNQTLQICAFNNVNNFTDNEKHNSTGFHRRSISCSLLEDVLKEAEALEDISVDRPPKRRQLTASPPKNHNNNGDFFSVSFGQYGSSENTCSLQGKLKPFKTL, encoded by the exons ATGGTTATGTACGGAGGAGGAGCATGGAAGGACGGTGAATCGAACAATCACATATCAGATGGAGGAGTGGCACTGAAGAAAGGGCCATGGATGGCGGCGGAAGATGAGATGCTTGCATCTTACGTTAGGGAGAACGGTGAAGGAAATTGGAACTCCCTTCAGAAAAATACAGGCTTGACTCGTTGCGGTAAAAGTTGTCGTCTTCGTTGGGCCAATCATCTCCGACCCAATCTCAAGAAAGGTTCTTTCACTGACGATGAAGAACATATCATTATTCAGCTTCATGCTCAGCTCGGTAACAAATGGGCTCGCATGGCCGCTCAG TTACCGGGAAGAACAGATAACGAGATCAAAAACTATTGGAATATGAGGCTGAAACGCCTTCAACGTCAAGGACTCCCTCTTTATCCTCCAGATATCATCCTTTACCATCAACTCCATAAACATAACCATTATCATGATCAACAACATCAACATAACCAAATGTATTTTCAACCACAATCTTCAGAACCAAGTACACCATCATCGTCTCCTCTTCCATCTCCAACACCAGTAAACGCAAACGCCTCATCATCTTTCACTTTCCAAACCACAAACGCATCAACCGCTAATCTCCTCCATCCTCTAAGCTCTCACACTCCAACCACACCGCCTCAATCGCCCTTTTCCTCACCTTTATCTTCCCCTCAAAACAACCAATACACCACCCTTCCTGTTTTCTCCCTCCCGTGTTCCCAAAACGTGAACTTCACTTTCCCTAGAACCCCACCTCTCCTCCAACCACCTTCATCATTTCTTGACAAACGCTACAACAATGCTAACACTTCTCTCAACTGCATCAACCGCGTTTCAACCGCACCATTTTCCCTTTTTACAAGAGAATCTTACACTTCCTTTCTCACATTACCTTACTCTTCCCCAACCGCTCAAAACGCTACTTACTATAACACTAATAACATTTACTCTTCCTCTCCTTCATTCTCTTTAAACCCTTCACCTTCTTCTTACCCTActacatcatcttcttccccaAGCTTTCTTCACTCATATTACACTCCTAATTCTTCTTCCACCTCCTTTCATACAAATACAACTTACTCCATGAAACAAGAGCTCCCTTCAAACCAAACTCTCCAGATATGCGCCTTCAATAATGTCAACAATTTCACAGACAATGAAAAACATAACAGTACTGGTTTTCATAGAAGAAGTATTAGCTGCAGCCTCTTAGAGGATGTCCTCAAGGAGGCTGAGGCTCTAGAGGATATAAGCGTAGACCGACCTCCAAAACGGAGACAACTCACAGCTTCTCCTCCAAAAAACCACAACAACAATGGCGACTTCTTCTCGGTTAGTTTCGGACAATATGGTTCGTCTGAAAACACATGTTCCTTACAAGGTAAACTAAAACCGTTCAAAACGCTATAA
- the LOC103851933 gene encoding E3 ubiquitin-protein ligase RZF1, producing MHLPPYTQERLVRYISTELVNISSRHSLVGGGGYKVEVNVKVNVDCCMRIGCCNKGKKDSSCQVWASQVKRQVAETDCPVCLTKLSSAESRMELQCSHVFHRDCVIKWLKKNPSCPICRTNILGKTVSIY from the coding sequence ATGCATCTCCCGCCTTATACTCAAGAACGTCTCGTCCGTTACATCTCAACAGAATTGGTAAATATTAGCAGCCGCCACAGTCTAGTAGGAGGAGGAGGCTACAAGGTCGAGGTCAACGTTAAAGTCAACGTGGATTGTTGCATGAGGATTGGATGTTGCAACAAGGGAAAGAAGGACAGTTCTTGTCAGGTCTGGGCAAGTCAAGTGAAGAGACAAGTGGCGGAAACGGATTGTCCGGTATGCTTAACGAAATTGTCTAGTGCGGAGAGTCGCATGGAGTTACAATGTTCCCACGTTTTCCATAGAGACTGTGTGATTAAGTGGCTGAAGAAGAACCCTTCGTGTCCCATCTGCCGTACCAACATTCTTGGTAAAACTGTTTCTATCTATTAG
- the LOC103851914 gene encoding aspartokinase 3, chloroplastic, with protein sequence MAASVQLCGVRTSGLAFNSKSIEFGSKGLNLLAPVLTRDINHSCRKNRTLRVTCEARSAELLERKDTETFKLNRTERKLTCVMKFGGSSVASAERMKEVANLILSFPDEKPVVVLSAMGKTTNNLLMAGEKAVCCGVTNINTIEELSYIKELHIRTAHELGVGTAVIAKHLEGLEQLLNGIAMMKELTLRTRDYLVSFGECMSTRLFAAYLNKISHKARQYDAFEMGIITTDNFTNADVLEATYPAVSKRLLGDWTKEHAIPVVTGFLGKGWRSCAVTTLGRGGSDLTATTIGKALGLREVQVWKDVDGVLTCDPNIYRRAQPVPHLTFDEAAQLAYFGAQVLHPLSMRPASEGNIPVRVKNSYNPTAPGTLITRSRDMSKAVLTSIVLKRNVTMLDITSNRMLGQYGFLSKVLSTFEKMGISVDVVATSEVSVSLTLDPSKFCSKELIQQEINHMVEELEKIASVNLLQHRSIISLIGNFQRSSSFILEKGFRVLRTNGINVQMISQGASKVNISLIVNDDEAEHCVKALHSAFFETGTSKAVPQIGRLATTPLPCRENLLVQPDLRDLQVV encoded by the exons ATGGCGGCTTCAGTGCAATTGTGCGGAGTTAGAACTTCAGGACTTGCTTTCAACTCAAAAAGCATTGAGTTCGGGTCAAAGGGGCTGAACCTCCTTGCTCCGGTGTTGACTAGAGACATAAACCACTCTTGTAGGAAGAACAGAACTCTAAGAGTTACGTGTGAAGCTAGAAGCGCGGAGTTGCTTGAGAGAAAAGACACCGAGACTTTCAAACTAAACAGAACTGAGAGAAAGTTGACATGTGTAATGAAATTCGGTGGCTCATCAGTTGCATCAGCAGAAAGAATGAAAGAAGTTGCCAATCTCATACTCAGCTTCCCTGATGAGAAGCCTGTTGTTGTGCTATCAGCAATGGGAAAGACCACCAATAACCTTTTAAtg GCTGGTGAGAAGGCTGTTTGCTGCGGCGTCACCAACATAAACACTATTGAAGAGCTGAGCTATATAAAGGAACTCCATATAAG GACTGCTCATGAGCTTGGAGTGGGAACAGCAGTTATTGCAA AGCATCTAGAAGGACTAGAGCAGCTTCTCAACGGCATTGCAATGATGAAAGAGTTAACTCTACGCACAAGAGACTACTTGGTTTCATTTGGAGAGTGCATGTCCACTAGGCTATTTGCTGCGTACCTGAACAAGATTAGCCACAAAGCACGACAG TACGATGCATTTGAGATGGGGATTATAACCACAGATAACTTCACAAATGCTGATGTTCTTGAGGCAACATATCCAGCAGTTTCCAAAAGGTTACTTGGTGACTGGACCAAGGAACATGCAATCCCTGTCGTCACAGGCTTTCTTGGAAAG GGATGGAGATCTTGTGCTGTTACTACGTTGGGGAGAGGAGGTAGTGATTTGACTGCAACAACAATTGGGAAAGCTCTAGGTTTGAGGGAGGTTCAG GTTTGGAAAGATGTGGATGGAGTTTTGACTTGTGATCCAAACATATACCGCAGAGCTCAACCAGTTCCACACTTGACATTTGATGAGGCAGCTCAACTTGCTTACTTTGGTGCACAAGTGTTGCATCCACTTTCCATGCGGCCAGCTAGCGAAGGGAACATTCCTGTAAGGGTTAAGAACTCTTACAATCCCACTGCACCAGGAACTCTCATCACTAGATCAAGAGACATGAGCAAG GCTGTACTGACCAGCATCGTTCTGAAACGTAATGTTACCATGTTGGACATCACTAGCAACCGTATGCTCGGTCAATATGGTTTCCTTTCCAAG GTGCTCTCCACATTTGAAAAGATGGGCATATCTGTAGATGTTGTTGCAACCAGCGAAGTTAGCGTTTCCTTGACATTGGATCCTTCAAAGTTCTGCAGCAAAGAGTTAATTCAACAG GAGATTAATCACATGGTAGAGGAACTGGAGAAGATTGCTTCGGTAAACCTGCTTCAGCACAGATCAATTATCTCACTCATTGGAAATTTTCAGAGATCATCATCTTTCATATTAGAGAAG GGCTTCCGAGTTCTTAGAACCAATGGAATCAATGTCCAGATGATCTCTCAGGGTGCATCTAAG GTAAACATCTCGCTGATAGTGAATGATGATGAGGCAGAGCATTGTGTGAAGGCTCTCCATTCAGCCTTCTTCGAGACAGGAACCTCCAAAGCTGTTCCTCAGATAGGGCGTCTAGCTACTACACCTCTGCCTTGTCGTGAAAACCTCTTGGTGCAACCTGACCTGCGAGATCTACAAGTAGTTTGA